The following proteins come from a genomic window of Pyxidicoccus sp. MSG2:
- a CDS encoding NAD(P)-dependent oxidoreductase codes for MELQDRNKRSLHMQPSRSAKMAVVGCGLMGSALARAFASAGHEVAVWNRTPSKATAVGGGTRAFESLVEAVSGRELVVVSLSNYAAAAEVLSAKGVAAALAGATLVQLTSGSPADAREGLAWAQANGVDYLDAAILAYPSFVATDYATVYYAGSRAVFDRHAETLQAVAKNSVYVDEKIGAAATLDCAILEAYYGGSLAFLHAAAMCKAEGLDPKAFFAQKNSFLGLISVTADAAQGMIEKNDFSGDQCSLNTHVAAIEHIVRLSQDARISARFPKELLENYKRAVSVDLGNQELPAVFRTLTQD; via the coding sequence GTGGAGCTCCAGGACCGAAACAAAAGGAGCTTGCACATGCAGCCGAGTCGTTCAGCGAAGATGGCGGTGGTGGGTTGTGGTCTCATGGGAAGCGCACTGGCACGAGCCTTCGCCTCGGCGGGCCACGAAGTCGCGGTCTGGAACAGGACTCCCAGCAAGGCCACGGCTGTTGGTGGTGGCACCCGCGCCTTCGAGAGCCTCGTCGAGGCCGTCTCGGGACGAGAGCTCGTCGTCGTCTCCCTCTCCAACTACGCCGCCGCCGCCGAGGTGCTCTCGGCGAAGGGCGTCGCAGCGGCACTGGCTGGAGCGACTCTCGTTCAACTCACCAGCGGCTCACCCGCGGACGCTCGCGAGGGGCTGGCGTGGGCCCAGGCGAACGGCGTGGACTACCTGGATGCCGCGATTCTCGCCTACCCGAGCTTCGTCGCCACCGATTACGCGACGGTCTACTACGCCGGGTCGCGCGCCGTCTTCGACCGGCACGCCGAGACCCTCCAGGCGGTTGCGAAGAACTCCGTGTACGTCGACGAGAAGATTGGCGCTGCCGCGACGCTCGACTGCGCGATTCTCGAGGCCTATTACGGCGGCTCCCTGGCGTTCCTCCATGCCGCGGCCATGTGCAAGGCGGAAGGCCTCGACCCGAAGGCCTTCTTCGCGCAGAAGAACTCCTTCCTCGGCCTGATTTCCGTCACCGCCGACGCCGCGCAGGGGATGATCGAGAAGAATGACTTCTCGGGCGACCAGTGCAGTCTCAACACCCACGTCGCCGCAATCGAGCACATCGTCCGGCTGAGCCAGGACGCCCGCATCAGCGCACGCTTCCCGAAGGAGTTGCTCGAAAACTACAAGCGAGCCGTCAGCGTGGACCTGGGGAATCAGGAGTTGCCGGCCGTGTTCCGGACCCTGACCCAGGACTGA
- a CDS encoding thaumatin family protein: MTSRRLIAPMLSLGLSAVLVMLAVGHGCKGVGTSVRPEVAATSASLSTPVTCPQGFRTFTLTNQASQTVWLGQTAGAAPPPFNCTDDSDCGPNQQCNNPGCTSSADCNSGNMCDTRTGQCMVAPGTQCNGTAKPVTVDLPMPLCTGAKQVAPCTGCGAEGCDTATGLCMCASGGQSACPADSGTTCSSTVQECSLANGGTCYFQQVIPGENQGCSATSSTCPSGQSCDVALGLCQYPATDGGVPLDALELTSGETATLCMPSSLPTAYASLQPEYTSCTQDSQCQSNRCLQASGGAISSPPTDCPAGGTCLCRAVVGWSGGIFGRLGCQADGTKCQSADCGNAPGQPCPLGKGGTNPFSSAEFTLQPNALDFYDVTIINGANVSIQMGPRGDGGFAPASPPSPYSCGNAGSTSAQGNADAGMLEACSWKFTPDTSAGLPADYSVLLRAVTLPACTSSSDCASGTSCVNNLCQPTLTKCNTTQPYCAGNAVCSNPNNPDAGYCSTCQADSDCSADAGTPTCGTTFLPGIGNMTPLVQACGRSIGWWSYEDLCSALPGYSYGPLNCSQMMSAGTVTDTLTNLFGCAGQFSSSCYNATAGNTPACCGCATFPGNPAGSFWPTTLEAGNNPAQADAGQCVNNNTVWAQSVQPWIAFLKQACPTAYTYAYDDVTSTFTCMTPGTGVADGGAPNAVGYGIVFGDVN; encoded by the coding sequence ATGACGTCACGTCGGTTGATTGCTCCAATGCTGTCGCTGGGCCTGTCCGCGGTGCTGGTGATGCTCGCGGTGGGACATGGTTGCAAGGGTGTGGGCACCAGCGTTCGCCCCGAGGTCGCGGCCACGTCCGCCTCGCTGTCCACCCCGGTGACATGCCCGCAGGGGTTCCGCACCTTCACCCTGACGAACCAGGCGAGCCAGACGGTGTGGCTCGGCCAGACGGCGGGGGCGGCGCCGCCGCCCTTCAACTGTACGGACGACAGCGACTGTGGCCCCAACCAACAGTGCAACAATCCGGGCTGTACCAGCAGCGCGGATTGCAACTCGGGCAACATGTGCGACACCCGCACGGGACAGTGCATGGTGGCCCCCGGCACGCAGTGCAACGGCACCGCGAAGCCTGTCACCGTCGACCTCCCCATGCCGCTGTGCACGGGGGCGAAGCAGGTGGCCCCCTGCACGGGGTGTGGCGCCGAAGGCTGTGACACGGCGACGGGCCTGTGCATGTGCGCCAGCGGAGGTCAGAGCGCGTGTCCCGCCGACTCCGGGACGACTTGCTCCAGCACCGTGCAGGAGTGCAGCCTCGCCAACGGAGGCACCTGCTACTTCCAGCAGGTCATCCCCGGCGAGAACCAGGGGTGCAGCGCGACGAGTTCCACCTGCCCGTCGGGCCAGAGCTGCGACGTGGCCCTGGGGCTGTGCCAGTACCCGGCCACGGACGGCGGCGTCCCCCTGGACGCGCTCGAGCTGACGAGCGGCGAGACGGCCACGTTGTGCATGCCTTCTTCGCTTCCCACCGCCTACGCCAGCCTCCAGCCCGAATACACCTCCTGCACCCAGGACTCGCAGTGCCAGAGCAACCGGTGTCTCCAGGCCAGCGGTGGCGCCATCTCCAGCCCGCCGACGGACTGCCCGGCTGGCGGCACGTGCCTGTGCCGCGCCGTCGTGGGGTGGAGCGGCGGCATCTTCGGGCGCCTGGGCTGTCAGGCCGACGGCACGAAGTGCCAGAGCGCGGACTGCGGCAACGCCCCCGGCCAGCCGTGCCCGCTTGGCAAGGGCGGCACCAACCCGTTCTCCTCCGCCGAGTTCACCCTTCAGCCCAACGCCCTCGACTTCTATGACGTCACCATCATCAACGGGGCGAACGTCAGCATCCAGATGGGGCCGCGCGGCGACGGCGGCTTCGCGCCTGCCTCTCCGCCCTCGCCCTATTCCTGTGGGAATGCCGGCAGCACAAGCGCCCAGGGCAACGCGGACGCGGGCATGCTGGAGGCCTGCTCCTGGAAGTTCACCCCGGACACGAGCGCCGGGCTCCCCGCCGACTACTCCGTGCTGCTGCGCGCCGTCACGCTGCCGGCATGCACGAGCAGCAGCGACTGCGCGTCGGGCACGAGCTGCGTCAACAACCTCTGCCAGCCGACGCTGACGAAGTGCAACACCACGCAGCCCTACTGCGCGGGCAACGCGGTGTGCAGCAACCCCAACAACCCCGATGCCGGCTATTGCAGCACCTGCCAGGCGGACAGCGACTGCTCGGCGGACGCGGGGACTCCGACGTGCGGCACCACGTTCCTGCCGGGCATCGGCAACATGACTCCGCTGGTCCAGGCGTGTGGCAGGTCCATTGGCTGGTGGTCCTACGAGGACCTGTGCTCGGCGCTGCCCGGCTACAGCTATGGCCCCCTCAACTGCTCGCAGATGATGAGCGCGGGCACGGTGACGGACACGCTGACCAACCTCTTCGGGTGCGCCGGGCAGTTCTCCAGCTCCTGCTACAACGCGACCGCCGGAAACACCCCGGCCTGCTGTGGCTGCGCGACCTTCCCGGGCAACCCGGCGGGGAGCTTCTGGCCCACCACGCTGGAGGCTGGCAACAACCCGGCCCAGGCGGACGCAGGGCAGTGCGTCAACAACAACACCGTGTGGGCCCAGAGCGTCCAGCCCTGGATCGCCTTCCTCAAGCAGGCCTGCCCCACGGCCTATACGTATGCCTATGACGACGTCACCAGCACCTTCACCTGCATGACGCCGGGGACCGGCGTGGCGGATGGCGGGGCGCCCAACGCCGTGGGCTACGGCATCGTGTTCGGGGACGTGAACTAG